In the genome of Xanthomonas hortorum pv. pelargonii, the window AGGACAGGCCGGCGATCGCACCGATTTCCACGGCGGTCTTGAGCCAGGTCAGCTGCGGGTGCGCTTCCAGTGCGGTGGCCACCGGCTTGGCGGTGCCGAGCTGGGTGTAGGGCAGCAAGCCGGTCAACACGGCGCAGACAATGATGTAGATGACGGTGCAGACCGCCAGCGACACCAGGATGCCGATCGGCATGTTCTTCTGCGGATCCTTGGTCTCGCCGGCGGAGGTAGAGACCGCGTCGAAACCGATGTAAGAGAAGAACACGATGGACGCCGCACGGAATACCCCGTCCCAGCCGAACTTGCCCGGCCCGGTGTTTTCCGGGATGAAGGGGTGCCAGTTGGCCGGGTCGATATACGAAATGCCGAAGCCGACGAACAGGCAGATCACCACCACCTTGATCGCCACCACGATTGCATTGGCGAACGCCGACTGGGTGACGCCGACGTAGCACAGCATGCTCACTGCAGCCACGATCAGCACGGCCGGCAGGTTGATGAGGTTGCCGGAGCTGACGAAGTTATGGCCGTCCCAGGCCAATGGCGCACCGGCCAGTTCCGCCGGGAACGGTAATCCGAGCGTGCCGGTCAAAAAGCTGATCAGGTAGGCGGACCAACCGACGGCGACGCTGGAGCCAGCGAACAGGTATTCCAGCACCAGGCACCAGCCGATGAACCAGGCGATGCCCTCGCCGAGCGTGGCGTATGAATACGAATAGGCGCTGCCGGACACCGGCATCATCGCGGCAAACTCTGCGTAGCACAGGCCGGCGAACGCGCAGGCGATGCCGGCAAACACGAACGACAGCATCACCGCCGGTCCTGCGTGGTTGGCAGCGGCCTGGCCGGTCAGCACGAAGATGCCGGCGCCGATCACCGCGCCGATGCCGAGCATGATCAGGTGCTTGGCGGTGAGGGTGCGTTGCAGCGTGGCCTCGCCTTGCAGGCTGCCTTCGACCGGTTCGCCCGCATCGACACGTCCGGCGGGTTCGATCGGTTTGACCCTCAACAAAGACTTCAGCATTCGGTACATCCCTAAGTGGCAAAGCTAAGGCGCAGGCGCCCGGACGAAGGTGGTGCGCCGCATCCCGGTGGGACAGGCAAGCGGCCTACCTTGCCAAAGCTACACGCTCACGACAAGCACGTACGCAGCATGAACGACGATAATGGCCGCCTGGCCCGCAACGGGCGACCGAGAACGACAGATGGTGGATGCGACGCTGCAACAGCAATTGGCTGCCTACCGCGCACGCTGGCCGGACGAAGCCGAGTTGGCCGAGCAGTTCGCGCGACTGCTGGACGATGCCAGTAATCCATTCGTGCGCGAGCGTGTCGAAGGTCATTTCACCGGTTCTGCGTGGGTGGTCAGCGCCGATGGCACGCGCACGTTGCTGACCCATCACCGCAAGCTGCAGCGGTGGCTGCAGCTGGGCGGACACGCCGACGGCGACCGCGATCTGGCGCAGGTCGCCTTGCGCGAGGCGCAGGAGGAATCCGGATTGAGCGGGCTGCGCCTGGCCGAGACGGCAATCTTCGACCTGGACCGGCACTGGATTCCAGCAAGGGGCGAGGTAGCCGGACATTGGCACTACGATGCGCGCTATGTGGTAGTGGCCGGCGCGAACGAGGCGTTCGAAGTCAGCGAAGAGTCGCTGGCATTGGCGTGGCGGCCGATCGCAGAGCTGCTTGCCGAGCCGGAGCTGGATCCGTCGATGCGGCGCATGGCGGAGAAGTGGGTTGCGCGTGCGAGTTAAGCGGCTTGCTGGGAGCGCCCGCGCCGCAAGCGCGGGCTTGTTACTTAACTGGCTTCGGTGAGCTGCAGCAGCGCGGCCGGGGATCGGCTGCTCGGCTCGGTCAGACATCCTGTCTGACTCGCCGCCGCGGCACATCCATGTGCCGCTTTCCGCCAATCCCCAGCCACGCTGCTGCCTCGGCAGATCATTTCAATGACCTAAAGAGGTCTCGAAGAAACTCATTGACGCCTTGCTTTAAGCCCCTCTCCTGCGGGAGAGGGGTTGGGGTGAGGGTACGGCGAAGCCGTTGCCTGTCAGGTCGATGATTCACCCCTTGCTGGCGCGTAGCGACGCGTTCGCCATGGCCGACCTCTGAAGGCGCTCGCGGCGCCCCTCATCCGGCTCTGCACGCCCTTCTCCCGATGGGAGAAGGGACCAACTCAATACAAAATCCGCGTCCGCAACGTCCCTTCGATCAATGCCAATCCTTCTTTCAACGCAGTGGCCTGCGCCTCGCTGGCGCTGACATCGATCACCACGTAGCCCACCTTGGCGTCGGTGCGCAGGAACTGGCCGTCGATGTTGACGTTATGGCGCGAGAACAGTTCGT includes:
- a CDS encoding amino acid permease — encoded protein: MLKSLLRVKPIEPAGRVDAGEPVEGSLQGEATLQRTLTAKHLIMLGIGAVIGAGIFVLTGQAAANHAGPAVMLSFVFAGIACAFAGLCYAEFAAMMPVSGSAYSYSYATLGEGIAWFIGWCLVLEYLFAGSSVAVGWSAYLISFLTGTLGLPFPAELAGAPLAWDGHNFVSSGNLINLPAVLIVAAVSMLCYVGVTQSAFANAIVVAIKVVVICLFVGFGISYIDPANWHPFIPENTGPGKFGWDGVFRAASIVFFSYIGFDAVSTSAGETKDPQKNMPIGILVSLAVCTVIYIIVCAVLTGLLPYTQLGTAKPVATALEAHPQLTWLKTAVEIGAIAGLSSVVLVMLMAQPRIFYTMAKDGLMPKLFGKVHPKFHTPYVGTIFVGVVAALLAGLIPLSVLGELVSMGTLLAFATVCAGVMVLRFTKPELERPFRVPLAMVICPLGALACLFLFFQAFQEHWKVFVGWTVIGLFIYFGYGIRHSRLARKV
- a CDS encoding NUDIX hydrolase — its product is MAAWPATGDRERQMVDATLQQQLAAYRARWPDEAELAEQFARLLDDASNPFVRERVEGHFTGSAWVVSADGTRTLLTHHRKLQRWLQLGGHADGDRDLAQVALREAQEESGLSGLRLAETAIFDLDRHWIPARGEVAGHWHYDARYVVVAGANEAFEVSEESLALAWRPIAELLAEPELDPSMRRMAEKWVARAS